A DNA window from Arachis duranensis cultivar V14167 chromosome 3, aradu.V14167.gnm2.J7QH, whole genome shotgun sequence contains the following coding sequences:
- the LOC107479854 gene encoding uncharacterized protein LOC107479854 isoform X2: MKCRSVACIWSGTPFPHRVTAVAAFSSPPSLFTSGSDGSIIWWSISPQVKAVALLCGHAASITDLSTCSPLPVEEEAAAADHGDAGGGERGSSDLAVNCSSSSNFSSALVSACSDGFLCVWSKSSGHCRCRRKLPPWVGTPRIIRPLPSRSRYVCIACSYMEQSVEGNEETHPRKPSKCTIVVVDTYSLSITQTLFHGNLSIGPVRFMALVLGDSDEKGYSVLVADSAGKRQMVSISDDPLERGEPHKETSQLESSFYSDGLSGVDRVVSVLTYRGIVAYVLESRCEFKLLSNDTTIGEVSFDSNLICLDGHLNQTHIVGGLFLESDDAGNSVNFVESSNLISVTFVVWNNIGSAVIYKIMNQNDVFQCEPHSEIPATPCQPDMRLSVIFLQINHYLVCIKSICFHFEEPLLWRPHVTVWSLHSFDDKPGKLYRQCRMISDGESFVHCFGKSTQLEGQDSLETKSFDQNQSSEDINTIHVDNISDYWSNKGKMVSSSMIISENLFTPYAVVYGFVSGEIELLRFDLFQGICFNDASSNPDEKSITCKPHFSGHTGAVLCLAAHQMMGNANGQNLKRVLVSGSADCTIRIWDLDTSRLIMVMHHHVAPLRQIILPPSLTGHPWSDCFLSVGEDACVALVSIETLRVERMFPGHVNYPSKVVWDGSRGYIACLCQTHCGTSDATDVLYIWDVKTGSRERVLRGTAAHSMFSHFCKNISMNSISGKLLNGNTSVSSLLLPVIDDARLSNSPVNLSENSLTSSKSSPNISNMTELNYSRRNGGKGNSPRPTSSSLFNLWGNKLPVKCACPFPGVVSLSFDLASLMLSYWGNEFMENGNYNLKKQEVQDQNSGDQYEEYLLRYSLSILHLWSVDSDLDNLLISDMKLRKPENFIVGSGLQGDKGSLTLTFPGLSATLELWKSSSEFCAMRSLTMVSLAQRLVSLSHSGSAASSALAAFYTRNFMEKFSDMKPPSLQLLVAFWQDESEHVRLAARSIFHCAASHAIPLPLCNTKPPESTKTSSQSGSRGKSISPRSEKQGISHDEESNIVAWLESFEVQDWISCVGGTSQDAMTSHIIVAAALAIWYPSLVKPSLASLVVHPLMKLAMAMNEKFSSTAAELLAEGMESTWKGCMASEIPHLIVDIFFQVELSGPTAKEIPASSFAIKKTLVEVLLPSLAMVDIPGFLSVIERQIWSTASDSSVHLVSLLTLIRIMRGSPRNLAQYLDKVVNFILHTVDPSNSVMRKACYQTSMTTLKEVVRVYPMVAVNDSWTKLAVGDVIGEISSSSIRVYDMQRY, translated from the exons ATGAAGTGCCGATCGGTGGCTTGCATTTGGTCTGGCACCCCCTTCCCCCACCGTGTCACCGCCGTCGCCGCCTTCTCCTCCCCGCCCTCCCTCTTCACCTCCGGATCCGATGGCTCCATCATCTGGTGGTCCATTTCCCCC CAAGTTAAAGCAGTGGCCCTCTTGTGCGGTCACGCAGCTTCCATCACTGATCTCAGCACTTGCAGCCCTCTTCCCGTCGAAGAAGAAGCCGCTGCCGCCGATCATGGTGATGCTGGTGGTGGTGAACGTGGTTCGAGTGATTTAGCGGTGAATTGTAGTTCAAGTAGTAATTTTAGTAGCGCCTTGGTAAGCGCTTGTTCTGATGGGTTCTTGTGTGTTTGGAGTAAAAGCAGTGGACATTGCCGTTGCCGGAGGAAACTGCCACCTTGGGTCGGAACACCGCGCATCATTCGGCCGTTGCCCTCGAGGTCGAGATATGTGTGCATTGCTTGTTCCTACATGGAACAATCTGTGGAGGGAAATGAAGAGACTCACCCCAGGAAGCCTTCTAAATGTACCATTGTTGTTGTAGACACGTACTCGCTTTCCATTACTCAGACTTTGTTTCATGGGAATTTATCTATCGGCCCAGTTAGGTTTATGGCTTTAGTGTTAGGTGATAGTGATGAAAAGGGGTATTCTGTACTTGTGGCTGATTCTGCTGGCAAAAGGCAAATGGTTTCGATATCAGATGACCCCCTTGAACGTGGGGAACCACACAAGGAAACATCTCAGTTGGAGAGTTCTTTTTACTCTGACGGATTGAGTGGTGTGGATCGTGTTGTTTCAGTTTTAACTTACAGGGGTATTGTTGCTTATGTGCTGGAAAGTCGCTGTGAATTCAAGTTATTGTCAAATGATACTACCATTGGAGAGGTTTCCTTTGACAGCAATCTGATCTGTTTAGACGGGCATTTGAATCAAACACATATTGTGGGTGGCCTTTTTCTTGAAAGTGATGATGCAGGGAATTCAGTCAATTTTGTTGAAAGCAGCAACTTGATATCAGTAACTTTTGTTGTTTGGAATAATATAGGGTCTGCAGTTATCTATAAGATAATGAATCAGAATGATGTTTTTCAATGTGAACCTCATTCTGAGATTCCTGCTACTCCTTGTCAACCTGATATGAGATTATCTGTTATTTTCCTACAAATAAATCATTATCTTGTCTGCATCAAGTCAATTTGCTTTCATTTTGAGGAACCATTGCTATGGAGACCACATGTCACAGTCTGGTCGCTGCATAGTTTTGATGATAAGCCTGGTAAATTATACCGTCAATGCAGGATGATCAGTGATGGTGAATCTTTCGTGCACTGTTTTGGGAAGTCTACTCAGCTTGAAGGACAGGATAGTCTAGAGACTAAATCTTTTGATCAAAATCAAAGTTCAGAAGATATAAACACCATTCATGTTGATAACATTAGTGATTATTGGTCTAACAAGGGAAAGATGGTCTCTTCTTCCATGATTATCTCTGAGAACCTCTTCACTCCTTATGCTGTTGTATATGGTTTTGTAAGCGGAGAAATAGAGCTTCTAAGATTTGATCTGTTTCAAGGCATTTGCTTTAATGATGCAAGTTCCAATCCTGATGAAAAGTCTATCACATGCAAGCCGCACTTTTCAGGACATACAGGCGCTGTACTTTGTTTGGCAGCACACCAAATGATGGGTAATGCCAATGGCCAAAATCTAAAACGGGTTTTGGTGTCTGGAAGTGCGGATTGTACAATTCGTATATGGGATCTTGACACTAGCCGTCTTATTATGGTAATGCATCATCACGTGGCTCCATTACGTCAAATTATTCTTCCCCCATCTTTGACCGGACATCCTTGGAGTGACTGCTTCCTCTCAGTTGGAGAGGATGCATGTGTAGCTCTTGTTTCTATAGAGACTCTGCGGGTGGAGAGAATGTTTCCTGGACATGTGAACTATCCATCAAAAGTTGTATGGGATGGATCAAGAGGTTATATTGCCTGTCTCTGTCAAACACATTGTGGAACTTCTGATGCTACTGATGTGTTGTACATTTGGGATGTAAAGACAGGTTCCCGCGAGCGAGTCCTGCGTGGGACAGCTGCGCATTCAATGTTTAGTCACTTTTGTAAAAACATTAGCATGAATTCCATATCTGGCAAATTGCTGAATGGAAATACATCAGTTTCTTCTTTACTTCTTCCGGTAATTGATGATGCAAGGCTCTCTAATTCCCCTGTCAACCTGTCAGAGAACTCACTCACTTCTTCAAAGTCATCACCAAATATTTCAAACATGACTGAGTTGAATTATTCCAGAAGAAATGGAGGTAAAGGAAATTCACCAAGGCCAACTTCATCTTCTCTGTTTAATCTCTGGGGTAACAAGCTTCCTGTCAAATGCGCATGCCCTTTTCCTGGCGTTGTGTCTCTGAGTTTTGATCTTGCCTCACTGATGCTCTCTTATTGGGGGAATGAATTCATGGAAAATGGTAATTACAATTTGAAGAAGCAAGAAGTTCAGGATCAAAATTCTGGCGACCAGTATGAAGAATACTTGCTTCGATATAGCCTGTCTATTTTACATTTGTGGAGTGTAGACAGTGACCTTGATAACTTGCTGATAAGTGACATGAAGCTGAGGAAACCAGAGAATTTTATAGTAGGTTCAGGTCTACAGGGGGATAAAGGATCATTGACATTGACCTTTCCTGGTCTGAGTGCTACTCTAGAG CTCTGGAAATCGTCATCTGAGTTTTGTGCAATGAGATCATTGACAATGGTATCCCTTGCCCAACGTCTGGTTAGCTTATCTCACTCTGGCTCAGCAGCAAGCAG TGCTTTAGCAGCATTCTATACCCGCAATTTCATGGAAAAGTTTTCAGATATGAAGCCACCTTCATTACAG CTTCTGGTGGCCTTTTGGCAAGATGAGAGTGAACATGTGCGCTTAGCAGCACGCTCTATATTTCATTGTGCTGCCTCTCATGCTATTCCACTACCTCTATGCAATACAAAACCACCTGAGTCAACTAAGACAAGCTCCCAATCTGGAAGTAGAGGCAAAAGCATATCTCCTAGGTCAGAAAAACAAGGAATTTCCCATGATGAAGAATCCAATATAGTTGCTTGGTTGGAATCATTTGAAGTGCAAGATTGGATTTCTTGTGTTGGGGGAACAAGTCAAGATGCTATGACATCTCACATAATTGTTGCTGCTGCATTGGCTATCTGGTATCCTAGTCTTGTAAAGCCAAGTCTTGCCTCCTTAGTTGTTCATCCATTGATGAAGTTGGCTATGGCCATGAATGAGAAATTTAGCTCCACTGCGGCTGAGCTACTTGCAGAGGGCATGGAGAGTACATGGAAAGGATGTATGGCCTCTGAGATACCTCATCTGATTGTGGATATTTTTTTCCAAGTAGAGTTGAGTGGTCCAACTGCCAAAGAAATTCCAGCTTCATCATTTGCTATTAAAAAGACTTTGGTTGAAGTTCTTCTTCCAAGTTTAGCTATGGTTGATATACCAGGTTTTTTGTCTGTAATAGAGAGACAGATTTGGTCTACTGCATCTGATTCGTCTGTCCACTTGGTGTCCCTCTTGACTCTTATAAGGATTATGCGTGGTTCTCCAAGAAACTTGGCTCAATACCTTGACAAG GTGGTAAACTTCATTTTACATACTGTAGATCCTAGCAACTCAGTTATGCGGAAAGCATGTTACCAGACTTCAATGACAACTTTAAAGGAGGTTGTACGTGTGTATCCTATGGTTGCTGTCAATGATTCATGGACCAAACTTGCAGTTGgggatgtgattggtgaaatTAGCAGCTCAAGCATTAGGGTCTATGATATGCAAAGGTATTAG
- the LOC107479850 gene encoding uncharacterized protein LOC107479850 — MALYEALYGRKCQSSLCWYETRERSLLGPEMITETTEQIKKIHSRMLIAQSRQKSYVDLRRKPLEFEEGEHVFLKVIPTTEGRRAIKTKKLNPHYIGPFEILRRIGPIAYRITLPPYLLNLHDVLYISQLWEYTPDASHVLEPKPIQIRGVLTLPVIPVRIDDTSVKRLRGKKVSLVKVAWSRAGIEEHTRDLESDMWKDYPHLFSGN, encoded by the coding sequence atggctctaTATGAGGCTCTGTATGGCAGAAAATGTCAATCctcgctatgttggtatgaaactAGAGAAAGAAGTTTACTAGGGCCTGAGATGATAACTGAAACTACTGAGCAAATAAAGAAGATTCATAGCCGAATGCTTATAGCCCAGAGCCGTCAAAAGAGTTATGTTGATCTAAGGAGAAAGCCTTTGGAATTTGAAGAAGGGGAGCATGTCTTTCTGAAGGTTATACCAACCACTGAAGGAAGAAGAGCTATTAAGACTAAGAAACTGAATCCCCATTATATTGGACCGTTTGAGATCCTGAGAAGAATTGGACCGATAGCTTATAGAATTACTTTACCGCCTTATCTTTTGAACTTGCATGACGTGCTTTATATATCACAGCTTTGGGAGTATACTCCTGATGCGAGTCATGTTCTGGAACCAAAACCGATTCAAATAAGAGGAGTTCTAACACTTCCAGTAATTCCGGTAAGAATTGATGACACCAGCGTTAAACGATTGCGTGGAAAGAAAGTATCATTGGTAAAAGTAGCTTGGAGTCGAGCTGGTATTGAGGAACATACTAGGGACCTCGAATCAGACATGTGGAAAGACTACCCACATCTCTTTTCAGGTAACTGA
- the LOC107479854 gene encoding uncharacterized protein LOC107479854 isoform X1, with translation MKCRSVACIWSGTPFPHRVTAVAAFSSPPSLFTSGSDGSIIWWSISPQVKAVALLCGHAASITDLSTCSPLPVEEEAAAADHGDAGGGERGSSDLAVNCSSSSNFSSALVSACSDGFLCVWSKSSGHCRCRRKLPPWVGTPRIIRPLPSRSRYVCIACSYMEQSVEGNEETHPRKPSKCTIVVVDTYSLSITQTLFHGNLSIGPVRFMALVLGDSDEKGYSVLVADSAGKRQMVSISDDPLERGEPHKETSQLESSFYSDGLSGVDRVVSVLTYRGIVAYVLESRCEFKLLSNDTTIGEVSFDSNLICLDGHLNQTHIVGGLFLESDDAGNSVNFVESSNLISVTFVVWNNIGSAVIYKIMNQNDVFQCEPHSEIPATPCQPDMRLSVIFLQINHYLVCIKSICFHFEEPLLWRPHVTVWSLHSFDDKPGKLYRQCRMISDGESFVHCFGKSTQLEGQDSLETKSFDQNQSSEDINTIHVDNISDYWSNKGKMVSSSMIISENLFTPYAVVYGFVSGEIELLRFDLFQGICFNDASSNPDEKSITCKPHFSGHTGAVLCLAAHQMMGNANGQNLKRVLVSGSADCTIRIWDLDTSRLIMVMHHHVAPLRQIILPPSLTGHPWSDCFLSVGEDACVALVSIETLRVERMFPGHVNYPSKVVWDGSRGYIACLCQTHCGTSDATDVLYIWDVKTGSRERVLRGTAAHSMFSHFCKNISMNSISGKLLNGNTSVSSLLLPVIDDARLSNSPVNLSENSLTSSKSSPNISNMTELNYSRRNGGKGNSPRPTSSSLFNLWGNKLPVKCACPFPGVVSLSFDLASLMLSYWGNEFMENGNYNLKKQEVQDQNSGDQYEEYLLRYSLSILHLWSVDSDLDNLLISDMKLRKPENFIVGSGLQGDKGSLTLTFPGLSATLELWKSSSEFCAMRSLTMVSLAQRLVSLSHSGSAASSALAAFYTRNFMEKFSDMKPPSLQLLVAFWQDESEHVRLAARSIFHCAASHAIPLPLCNTKPPESTKTSSQSGSRGKSISPRSEKQGISHDEESNIVAWLESFEVQDWISCVGGTSQDAMTSHIIVAAALAIWYPSLVKPSLASLVVHPLMKLAMAMNEKFSSTAAELLAEGMESTWKGCMASEIPHLIVDIFFQVELSGPTAKEIPASSFAIKKTLVEVLLPSLAMVDIPGFLSVIERQIWSTASDSSVHLVSLLTLIRIMRGSPRNLAQYLDKVVNFILHTVDPSNSVMRKACYQTSMTTLKEVVRVYPMVAVNDSWTKLAVGDVIGEISSSSIRVYDMQSVTMIKVLDASGPPGLPSLLTPASGTMLTAAISALSFSPDGEGLVAFSEHGLMIRWWSLGSVWWEKLSRNFIPVQCTKLIFVPPWEGFSPNSSRSSIIANILENDRKLSVLDNARDSNHGDSMKQLLHNLDLTYRLEWVGDRKILLTRHGQELGTFQL, from the exons ATGAAGTGCCGATCGGTGGCTTGCATTTGGTCTGGCACCCCCTTCCCCCACCGTGTCACCGCCGTCGCCGCCTTCTCCTCCCCGCCCTCCCTCTTCACCTCCGGATCCGATGGCTCCATCATCTGGTGGTCCATTTCCCCC CAAGTTAAAGCAGTGGCCCTCTTGTGCGGTCACGCAGCTTCCATCACTGATCTCAGCACTTGCAGCCCTCTTCCCGTCGAAGAAGAAGCCGCTGCCGCCGATCATGGTGATGCTGGTGGTGGTGAACGTGGTTCGAGTGATTTAGCGGTGAATTGTAGTTCAAGTAGTAATTTTAGTAGCGCCTTGGTAAGCGCTTGTTCTGATGGGTTCTTGTGTGTTTGGAGTAAAAGCAGTGGACATTGCCGTTGCCGGAGGAAACTGCCACCTTGGGTCGGAACACCGCGCATCATTCGGCCGTTGCCCTCGAGGTCGAGATATGTGTGCATTGCTTGTTCCTACATGGAACAATCTGTGGAGGGAAATGAAGAGACTCACCCCAGGAAGCCTTCTAAATGTACCATTGTTGTTGTAGACACGTACTCGCTTTCCATTACTCAGACTTTGTTTCATGGGAATTTATCTATCGGCCCAGTTAGGTTTATGGCTTTAGTGTTAGGTGATAGTGATGAAAAGGGGTATTCTGTACTTGTGGCTGATTCTGCTGGCAAAAGGCAAATGGTTTCGATATCAGATGACCCCCTTGAACGTGGGGAACCACACAAGGAAACATCTCAGTTGGAGAGTTCTTTTTACTCTGACGGATTGAGTGGTGTGGATCGTGTTGTTTCAGTTTTAACTTACAGGGGTATTGTTGCTTATGTGCTGGAAAGTCGCTGTGAATTCAAGTTATTGTCAAATGATACTACCATTGGAGAGGTTTCCTTTGACAGCAATCTGATCTGTTTAGACGGGCATTTGAATCAAACACATATTGTGGGTGGCCTTTTTCTTGAAAGTGATGATGCAGGGAATTCAGTCAATTTTGTTGAAAGCAGCAACTTGATATCAGTAACTTTTGTTGTTTGGAATAATATAGGGTCTGCAGTTATCTATAAGATAATGAATCAGAATGATGTTTTTCAATGTGAACCTCATTCTGAGATTCCTGCTACTCCTTGTCAACCTGATATGAGATTATCTGTTATTTTCCTACAAATAAATCATTATCTTGTCTGCATCAAGTCAATTTGCTTTCATTTTGAGGAACCATTGCTATGGAGACCACATGTCACAGTCTGGTCGCTGCATAGTTTTGATGATAAGCCTGGTAAATTATACCGTCAATGCAGGATGATCAGTGATGGTGAATCTTTCGTGCACTGTTTTGGGAAGTCTACTCAGCTTGAAGGACAGGATAGTCTAGAGACTAAATCTTTTGATCAAAATCAAAGTTCAGAAGATATAAACACCATTCATGTTGATAACATTAGTGATTATTGGTCTAACAAGGGAAAGATGGTCTCTTCTTCCATGATTATCTCTGAGAACCTCTTCACTCCTTATGCTGTTGTATATGGTTTTGTAAGCGGAGAAATAGAGCTTCTAAGATTTGATCTGTTTCAAGGCATTTGCTTTAATGATGCAAGTTCCAATCCTGATGAAAAGTCTATCACATGCAAGCCGCACTTTTCAGGACATACAGGCGCTGTACTTTGTTTGGCAGCACACCAAATGATGGGTAATGCCAATGGCCAAAATCTAAAACGGGTTTTGGTGTCTGGAAGTGCGGATTGTACAATTCGTATATGGGATCTTGACACTAGCCGTCTTATTATGGTAATGCATCATCACGTGGCTCCATTACGTCAAATTATTCTTCCCCCATCTTTGACCGGACATCCTTGGAGTGACTGCTTCCTCTCAGTTGGAGAGGATGCATGTGTAGCTCTTGTTTCTATAGAGACTCTGCGGGTGGAGAGAATGTTTCCTGGACATGTGAACTATCCATCAAAAGTTGTATGGGATGGATCAAGAGGTTATATTGCCTGTCTCTGTCAAACACATTGTGGAACTTCTGATGCTACTGATGTGTTGTACATTTGGGATGTAAAGACAGGTTCCCGCGAGCGAGTCCTGCGTGGGACAGCTGCGCATTCAATGTTTAGTCACTTTTGTAAAAACATTAGCATGAATTCCATATCTGGCAAATTGCTGAATGGAAATACATCAGTTTCTTCTTTACTTCTTCCGGTAATTGATGATGCAAGGCTCTCTAATTCCCCTGTCAACCTGTCAGAGAACTCACTCACTTCTTCAAAGTCATCACCAAATATTTCAAACATGACTGAGTTGAATTATTCCAGAAGAAATGGAGGTAAAGGAAATTCACCAAGGCCAACTTCATCTTCTCTGTTTAATCTCTGGGGTAACAAGCTTCCTGTCAAATGCGCATGCCCTTTTCCTGGCGTTGTGTCTCTGAGTTTTGATCTTGCCTCACTGATGCTCTCTTATTGGGGGAATGAATTCATGGAAAATGGTAATTACAATTTGAAGAAGCAAGAAGTTCAGGATCAAAATTCTGGCGACCAGTATGAAGAATACTTGCTTCGATATAGCCTGTCTATTTTACATTTGTGGAGTGTAGACAGTGACCTTGATAACTTGCTGATAAGTGACATGAAGCTGAGGAAACCAGAGAATTTTATAGTAGGTTCAGGTCTACAGGGGGATAAAGGATCATTGACATTGACCTTTCCTGGTCTGAGTGCTACTCTAGAG CTCTGGAAATCGTCATCTGAGTTTTGTGCAATGAGATCATTGACAATGGTATCCCTTGCCCAACGTCTGGTTAGCTTATCTCACTCTGGCTCAGCAGCAAGCAG TGCTTTAGCAGCATTCTATACCCGCAATTTCATGGAAAAGTTTTCAGATATGAAGCCACCTTCATTACAG CTTCTGGTGGCCTTTTGGCAAGATGAGAGTGAACATGTGCGCTTAGCAGCACGCTCTATATTTCATTGTGCTGCCTCTCATGCTATTCCACTACCTCTATGCAATACAAAACCACCTGAGTCAACTAAGACAAGCTCCCAATCTGGAAGTAGAGGCAAAAGCATATCTCCTAGGTCAGAAAAACAAGGAATTTCCCATGATGAAGAATCCAATATAGTTGCTTGGTTGGAATCATTTGAAGTGCAAGATTGGATTTCTTGTGTTGGGGGAACAAGTCAAGATGCTATGACATCTCACATAATTGTTGCTGCTGCATTGGCTATCTGGTATCCTAGTCTTGTAAAGCCAAGTCTTGCCTCCTTAGTTGTTCATCCATTGATGAAGTTGGCTATGGCCATGAATGAGAAATTTAGCTCCACTGCGGCTGAGCTACTTGCAGAGGGCATGGAGAGTACATGGAAAGGATGTATGGCCTCTGAGATACCTCATCTGATTGTGGATATTTTTTTCCAAGTAGAGTTGAGTGGTCCAACTGCCAAAGAAATTCCAGCTTCATCATTTGCTATTAAAAAGACTTTGGTTGAAGTTCTTCTTCCAAGTTTAGCTATGGTTGATATACCAGGTTTTTTGTCTGTAATAGAGAGACAGATTTGGTCTACTGCATCTGATTCGTCTGTCCACTTGGTGTCCCTCTTGACTCTTATAAGGATTATGCGTGGTTCTCCAAGAAACTTGGCTCAATACCTTGACAAG GTGGTAAACTTCATTTTACATACTGTAGATCCTAGCAACTCAGTTATGCGGAAAGCATGTTACCAGACTTCAATGACAACTTTAAAGGAGGTTGTACGTGTGTATCCTATGGTTGCTGTCAATGATTCATGGACCAAACTTGCAGTTGgggatgtgattggtgaaatTAGCAGCTCAAGCATTAGGGTCTATGATATGCAAAG TGTGACAATGATAAAGGTTTTGGATGCAAGTGGGCCTCCTGGACTTCCAAGTTTGCTCACACCAGCATCAGGAACAATGTTAACTGCTGCAATTTCAGCTCTTAGCTTTTCTCCTGATGGAGAG GGGCTAGTTGCTTTCTCTGAACATGGGCTAATGATTAGATGGTGGTCACTAGGATCTGTCTGGTGGGAGAAACTGAGCCGGAACTTTATTCCTGTCCAGTGCACCAAACTTATATTTGTTCCGCCGTGGGAGGGATTCTCACCTAATTCATCCAGGTCAAGCATAATCGCCAACATTTTGGAAAATGACAGGAAGCTGAGTGTTctg GACAATGCTAGGGATTCAAATCACGGGGACAGTATGAAACAATTGCTTCATAATCTGGACCTTACTTATAGGCTAGAATGGGTAGGTGATAGGAAAATACTCCTTACAAGACATGGCCAGGAATTGGGCACTTTTCAGTTATAA
- the LOC107479855 gene encoding serine/threonine-protein phosphatase PP1: MDESVLDDIIRRLLAAKNGRTTKQVQLTESEIRQLCTTSKEIFLSQPNLLELEAPIKICGDVHGQYSDLLRLFEYGGYPPEANYLFLGDYVDRGKQSIETICLLLAYKIKYKENFFLLRGNHECASINRIYGFYDECKRRFNVRIWKTFTDCFNCLPVAALIDEKILCMHGGLSPELKHLDQIRNIARPVDVPDHGLLCDLLWADPDKDLDGWGENDRGVSFTFGADKVVEFLEEHDLDLICRAHQVVEDGYEFFAKRQLVTIFSAPNYCGEFDNAGAMMSVDDTLTCSFQILKSSDKKGKGGFGNNTSRPGTPPHKGGKVFN, translated from the exons ATGGATGAGAGCGTCCTCGACGACATCATTCGGAGGCTTCTTGCAGCGAAGAACGGCAGAACGACGAAGCAGGTTCAACTCACTGAGTCGGAAATCCGACAGCTCTGTACTACTTCCAAGGAGATCTTCCTCAGTCAACCCAATCTTCTGGAGCTCGAAGCTCCCATCAAGATTTGcg GAGATGTTCATGGCCAGtattcagatcttctaaggttGTTTGAATATGGGGGATACCCACCTGAGGCAAATTATTTATTCCTCGGAGATTATGTTGATCGTGGTAAACAGAGCATAGAGACGATATGTTTACTCCTTGCATACAAGATCAAATACAAGGAGAACTTCTTTCTTCTTAGGGGCAACCATGAATGTGCCTCCATTAATCGTATATATGGTTTCTATGATGAGTGCAAGAGGAGGTTTAATGTTCGCATTTGGAAGACTTTTACCGACTGCTTTAACTGTCTACCCGTTGCTGCTCTTATAGATGAGAAAATCCTTTGCATGCATGGTGGATTATCTCCTGAGCTTAAACACTTAGATCAGATAAGGAATATTGCTCGTCCAGTTGATGTACCAGATCATGGACTTCTCTGTGACCTGCTGTGGGCTGATCCTGATAAAGATCTTGATGGGTGGGGAGAAAATGACCGAGGTGTGTCATTTACATTTGGTGCTGATAAGGTGGTTGAATTTCTTGAAGAGCATGATCTTGATCTGATTTGCCGAGCTCATCAG GTTGTAGAAGATGGATATGAGTTTTTTGCCAAGCGCCAGCTGGTGACTATATTTTCAGCGCCAAATTACTGTGGGGAATTTGATAATGCCGGTGCTATGATGAGCGTGGATGACACCTTGACATGCTCTTTCCAAATACTTAAATCTTCTGACAAGAAGGGTAAAGGTGGATTTGGCAACAACACTTCAAGACCGGGAACTCCTCCTCACAAG GGTGGGAAGGTGTTTAATTGA